TGCTTTAATGTATCTTGTCTTAACCTTCTGGATCCCTATTGTCCAGGCTTTATTCCTGAACGAAATTCACCGAGGGAATGTACTATTTCGGTTCATCTATCAAATCCCCGCTATTGCACCGGGTGTTGTTACGGTATTGATATGGAAATATATGTATAATCCTGATTACGGAGTATTGAATTATTATCTAGGTAAGCTTGGATTAGGCCCCTATCTTTGGTTGAATGATCTTAATATGGTTAAATACGCCATTGTTCTACCTTCTGTTTTTGCTAGCTCGGGTATTGCTATTCTTTTATACTATTCAGCCATCCGTGCCGTTTCAACAGAAATATTGGAAGCTGCCAAAATGGATGGATCAGGTCCTTGGCGAAGAATGATTTCGATTATTTTACCTAATATTCAATATATTATCCTGATTCAGTTTATTGCTTTTTTAACAGGTGCACTGTATACATTTGATAATATTTATGTTTTC
This portion of the Cohnella abietis genome encodes:
- a CDS encoding carbohydrate ABC transporter permease → MELIMETKPEKKQKRKFVIRWVPVLFLTPAIICYLLFKYYPTLRMIHISFFDYNVGNPPGKFVGVDNFIQTLTSSSFWHAFGITLMFALMYLVLTFWIPIVQALFLNEIHRGNVLFRFIYQIPAIAPGVVTVLIWKYMYNPDYGVLNYYLGKLGLGPYLWLNDLNMVKYAIVLPSVFASSGIAILLYYSAIRAVSTEILEAAKMDGSGPWRRMISIILPNIQYIILIQFIAFLTGALYTFDNIYVFTQGGPANQTMVASILVYNAAFNELRFGTASAISFLLFILTAVITFIQLRQSRESD